A single region of the Vicia villosa cultivar HV-30 ecotype Madison, WI linkage group LG4, Vvil1.0, whole genome shotgun sequence genome encodes:
- the LOC131595973 gene encoding uncharacterized protein LOC131595973: MESNNRDQIVDVGSVAEAVSAEAGDAPLYALESLCMRCHQNGTTRFLFTSIPNFRKILLSAFECPHCGERNNEVQFAGEIQPRGCCYSLVIPAGEQKMFNRQVVKSESATIKIPELEFEIPPEAQRGSLSTVEGILMRAADELQALQEERRKVAPETADAIDQFLVKLRACATAESSFTFIIDDPAGNSYIENPFAPSSDPSLTIKFYERTPEQQALLGYSTQNEGTRDEVLESGEAAASGRTRRQPHGSVGAAAGQRAIAQSNSAEIADALFRYSAPEEVMTFPSTCGTCTAKCETRMFVTNIPYFQEVIVMASTCDACGYRNSELKPGGRIPEKGKKITLHVKNIKDLSRDVIKSDTASVQVPELDLELASGTMGGLVTTVEGLITQISESLKNVHGFSLGDSLDEHKRSKWLDFQARLNKLLSLDEAWTLILDDALANSFVAPATDDLKDDHQLTFEEYERSWEQNEELGLNDIDTSSADAAYESTNTTKTE, translated from the exons ATGGAATCGAACAACAGAGATCAAATCGTCGATGTTGGATCCGTGGCTGAAGCTGTTTCTGCTGAGGCCGGTGATGCACCTCTTTACGCACTCGAAAGCCTCTGCATGCGCTGTCATCAAAAT GGAACCACAAGATTTTTATTTACTTCAATTCCTAACTTCAGGAAG ATTTTATTGTCGGCTTTTGAATGTCCTCATTGTGGTGAGAG GAACAATGAGGTGCAGTTTGCCGGTGAAATTCAACCACGTGGTTGTTGTTACTCGCTAGTGATCCCAGCGGGTGAACAAAAG ATGTTCAACCGACAAGTGGTAAAATCAGAATCCGCAACCATTAAG ATACCCGAACTCGAATTTGAGATTCCACCAGAGGCACAGCGTGGTAGTCTGTCAACG GTTGAAGGGATACTAATGCGAGCTGCTGATGAACTTCAGGCCCTTCAAGAGGAACGCAGA AAAGTTGCTCCAGAGACAGCTGATGCAATAGATCAGTTCCTGGTGAAGTTGCGAGCCTGTGCCACAGCAGAATCTTCCTTCACGTTTATTATTGATGATCCGGCTGGAAACAGTTACATTGAAAATCC GTTCGCACCATCATCTGATCCATCACTCACTATCAAGTTTTATGAGCGAACACCTGAGCAACAAGCATTGTTGGGATATTCTACCCAGAATGAAGGAACTCGTGATGAAGTGCTGGAAAGTGGAGAAGCAGCGGCTTCTGGAAGAACGAGGAGGCAACCCCATGGGTCAGTTGGGGCAGCAGCTGGTCAACGAGCCATTGCACAAAGTAATAGTGCAGAAATCGCAGATGCCTTATTTCGATATAGTGCACCAGAAGAG GTGATGACTTTCCCGTCAACTTGTGGAACTTGTACCGCTAAGTGTGAAACTCGAATGTTTGTCACCA ATATTCCATATTTTCAAGAAGTAATCGTTATGGCATCTACATGTGATGCTTGTGGTTACCGCAACTCTGAG TTAAAACCAGGTGGACGAATTCctgaaaaagggaaaaaaattacTCTTCATGTGAAAAATATTAAGGACCTTAGCCGGGATGTGATTaag TCTGATACTGCAAGTGTACAAGTCCCTGAACTTGACTTGGAGCTGGCAAGCGGCACCATGGGAGGACTTGTTACAACTGTTGAAGGTTTAATTACACAAATCAGTGAGA GCCTTAAAAATGTCCATGGGTTTAGTCTTGGAGATAGTCTTGATGAACATAAAAGAAGCAAGTGGCTAGACTTTCAAGCAAGGCTAAACAAG CTTCTTAGCTTGGATGAAGCCTGGACTCTAATTCTTGATGATGCATTGGCTAATTCTTTTGTAGCACCCGCAACAGACGATCTAAAAGACGACCATCAATTAACAT